Proteins encoded by one window of Cannabis sativa cultivar Pink pepper isolate KNU-18-1 chromosome 4, ASM2916894v1, whole genome shotgun sequence:
- the LOC115713445 gene encoding uncharacterized protein LOC115713445: MAIEGSPKSQKLFVESRYSHVLISCPFAFDCLSQCATPVVFDPGGSFGNWLETIFKQAEADMICLIAMYSWAIRKARNKVVWKKKQSSVNDVLTSAQVALDHWNKAQDKISLSSICLENIGDGAESWTKPVENTIKINVDASLFDSDNKYGFGIVARNYLGHLVAARVGCHHYKKCHFY; encoded by the exons ATGGCAATTGAAGGTTCCCCCAAAAGTCAAAAACTTTTTGTGGAGAGCCGTTACAG CCATGTCCTCATCTCTTGCCCATTTGCATTTGATTGCTTGAGCCAATGTGCAACTCCAGTAGTTTTTGATCCTGGCGGATCTTTCGGTAATTGGTTGGAGACCATCTTTAAGCAAGCTGAAGCTGATATGATTTGTCTTATTGCCATGTATAGCTGGGCAATCCGGAAGGCTAGGAACAAGGTTGTTTGGAAAAAGAAACAATCCTCTGTTAATGACGTGCTTACTTCTGCACAAGTAGCTCTTGATCACTGGAATAAAGCTCAGGATAAAATTTCGTTGTCATCAATCTGTCTGGAAAACATCGGTGATGGCGCTGAGTCATGGACTAAACCTGTAGAAAACACTATCAAGATTAATGTAGATGCATCACTCTTTGATAGCGACAATAAGTATGGTTTCGGAATTGTTGCCCGAAACTATCTTGGTCACCTTGTTGCAGCACGGGTCGGTTGccatcactacaagaaatgtcacttttactaG
- the LOC115713444 gene encoding uncharacterized protein LOC115713444, protein MFSIPNTKSPGRDGFSLGLMCSRLANDLPNLVSQNQGAFVKGRSIAYNILILQDILKNYKRKSCSPRCTIKIDISKAYETDNWDFLEKLLVAYCFPAKFVKWIMNYVRNTSYSLLLNGRFQGTFKGKQGLRQGDPISSLLFFLSWSICLE, encoded by the exons TGTTTAGTATTCCTAATACTAAATCTCCAGGCCGTGATGgatttagtttgggg CTGATGTGTTCTCGGCTGGCTAATGATCTCCCGAATTTAGTGAGTCAAAACCAGGGTGCTTTTGTCAAGGGTCGTTCTATTGCCTACAATATTCTAATTCTTCAGGATATCTTGAAGAATTATAAAAGGAAGAGCTGCTCCCCAAGATGCACCATAAAAATTGATATTAGTAAAGCTTACGAGACGGACAATTGGGATTTTCTTGAGAAGCTTCTGGTGGCCTATTGTTTTCCTGCCAAGTTTGTCAAGTGGATCATGAACTATGTGAGAAATACTTCTTACTCTCTGCTCTTGAATGGTAGATTCCAAGGGACTTTTAAGGGTAAGCAGGGGCTAAGACAAGGGGATCCCATATCCTCACTTCTCTTTTTCTTGTCATGGAGTATTTGTCTCGAATAA